A stretch of the Ananas comosus cultivar F153 linkage group 14, ASM154086v1, whole genome shotgun sequence genome encodes the following:
- the LOC109720174 gene encoding RNA polymerase I-specific transcription initiation factor RRN3-like codes for MGAELMSNDMAEDGYISDSEAFDSVVQVLDAVRMAPSLVAQSDRDQYDTLLSIIDPGKKMDSDKEALLVTALKALTGAVSKIDIIFHGSLLSNIFAMRIWNYGVEARNALLELITSLAAVPDKFLDGCLHMLVSNFLPPERLLEFESHPRFVVKKKEIHKQLHMALHYITDLVPLAPMKLKEVIDRSMPRCNDAKAKIVVFVECMLGVQTDDIGEFLGNLLMAKVVDLLTDLDVNITWEDILQEEQNKGIFDMELEDLEEDVAKDGKDGRKPLEDNNRAFKGNAFAEKLDGLMVVVCEHLKSRADDGRLFQEFGMLMDIFKRSVLKLHKSKFAQFIMFYACSLDPDDCGVKFADILTDVFVDKCEDPTSRMSAVSYLASYLARAKFISPPVVMRILKRLVDWCFDYCRFQNVQEKLINPKFHQVFYAGCQAMMYILCFRMRSIMDYPDLRSLLFHMPLGFVLSHALDPLKVCLPSIVQEFLRQAKAARLFNASVPSIYENSLESELSKAFGGTERLDMFFPFDPYLLKDSDRFVRPNFEFWSMVKTTYSNCNSEEDDEEFDDLDAPDFAENIGSYEDNNIGFESEDEDDLGYSMNKMSITPKPAFQFPMATDFQIPSRMPARIRPSVSPTW; via the exons ATGGGAGCGGAGTTGATGAGCAACGACATGGCGGAGGACGGATACATCAGCGATTCCGAGGCCTTCGATTCGGTCGTTCAAGTGCTCGATGCGGTTCGGATG GCTCCGAGTTTGGTGGCTCAGAGCGACAGAGATCAGTACGACACCTTGCTAAGTATCATTGACCCGGGCAAGAAAATGGATTCCGACAAGGAGGCTTTGCTCGTG ACAGCACTAAAGGCACTTACAGGGGCTGTATCAAAAATCGACATCATCTTCCACGGATCACTTTTGAGCAAT ATATTTGCCATGCGCATTTGGAACTATGGGGTTGAAGCAAGGAATGCTTTATTGGAATTAATCACTTCCTTG GCTGCTGTACCTGACAAATTTTTGGATGGTTGTTTGCACATGCTAGTTAGCAACTTCCTCCCACCTGAAAGGTTACTGGAATTTGAAAGCCATCCACGCTTCgtagtaaaaaagaaagaaattcatAAACAATTGCACATGGCTTTGCATTATATAACTGATTTGGTTCCTCTTGCTCCAATGAAGTTGAAGGAAGTAATTGATAGGAGTATGCCGAGGTGTAATGATGCTAAAGCT AAAATTGTAGTATTTGTAGAGTGCATGTTAGGTGTACAAACTGACGACATTGGGGAGTTTCTGGGAAACCTATTGATGGCGAAGGTGGTGGATCTACTGACAGACCTAGAT GTAAATATAACGTGGGAAGACATTCTACAGGAAGAACAGAACAAAGGCATATTTGACATGGAGCTGGAAGATTTAGAGGAAGATGTAGCTAAAGATGGGAAAGATGGAAGAAAG CCTCTCGAAGATAATAACAGAGCTTTTAAGGGTAATGCTTTTGCTGAAAAGCTGGATGGCCTGATGGTGGTTGTGTGTGAGCATCTCAAATCACGTGCAGATGATGGCCGTTTGTTTCAG GAATTTGGCATGCTTATGGACATCTTTAAGAGATCCGTACTAAAGCTTCACAAATCCAAGTTTGCTCAG TTTATCATGTTCTATGCTTGTTCATTGGATCCTGATGACTGTGGCGTGAAGTTTGCTGACATTCTTACTGATGTTTTTGTTGATAAATGTGAGGATCCAACTTCAAG AATGAGCGCTGTTTCATATCTTGCAAGTTATCTAGCCCGGGCAAAATTTATTTCCCCTCCCGTCGTCATGAGAATACTCAAAAG ATTAGTGGACTGGTGTTTTGACTACTGCCGGTTTCAAAACGTCCAGGAGAAATTAATTAACCCCAAATTTCATCAAGTCTTCTACGCTGGTTGTCAG GCAATGATGTACATCCTCTGTTTCCGCATGAGATCAATAATGGACTATCCCGACCTCAGATCTCTACTCTTCCACATGCCTCTGGGATTTGTCTTGTCTCACGCCTTGGATCCTCTCAAG GTCTGTTTACCTTCTATAGTCCAAGAGTTCCTTCGACAGGCGAAGGCTGCTCGATTATTCAATGCCTCCGTGCCCTCGATTTATGAAAACTCACTTGAGTCTGAATTGTCAAAGGCATTTGGAGGAACAGAGAGATTGGATATGTTCTTCCCCTTTGATCCATATCTATTAAAAGATTCTGACAG GTTCGTGCGGCCGAATTTTGAGTTCTGGTCCATGGTCAAGACGACATACAGCAACTGCAACAGTGAAGAAGATGACGAGGAATTCGACGACCTCGACGCCCCCGACTTTGCCGAAAACATCGGGAGCTATGAGGATAACAATATTGGATTCGAAAgcgaagatgaagatgatttaggATACTCGATGAACAAGATGTCGATAACTCCGAAGCCCGCCTTCCAGTTCCCAATGGCCACCGATTTCCAAATTCCCTCTCGAATGCCTGCCAGGATTAGACCCTCCGTTAGTCCGACATGGTAA
- the LOC109720489 gene encoding chaperone protein dnaJ A6, chloroplastic-like, translating to MSIIQCGITSIPQLGAQPRLVLAYVSPRTKSCCCVKNLLASHKGTSVREKCLASSNASFFNQVPSSSLLNLVASPNFRRCRGSRLVVRADADYYSILGVSKNASKSEIKSAYRKLARSYHPDVNKEPGAEQKFKEISNAYEVLSDDEKRSIYDRYGEAGLKGAGMGMGDFSNPFDLFESLFEGMGGMGGMGGSRAARNRPIQGDDESYNLVLNFKEAIFGVEKEIEITRLETCGTCDGSGAKPGTSPTKCSTCGGQGQVISSARTPLGVFQQVSTCSTCDGTGEFSTPCSTCGGDGRVRRSKRISLKVPAGVDSGSRLRVRSEGNAGRRGGPPGDLYVFIEVLSDAVLKRDGTNILYTCKVSYIDAILGTTIKVPTVDGTVDLKIPAGTQPGTTLVMAKKGVPFLGKPNVRGDQLVRVQVEIPKRLSSEERKLIEELADLNKAKTPNNRR from the exons ATGTCAATCATACAGTGTGGAATTACATCCATACCTCAATTGGGAGCACAACCTCGACTGGTATTGGCATATGTATCACCAAGAACGAAATCATGCTGTTGTGTTAAGAACTTATTGGCATCCCACAAAGG TACTAGCGTCAGAGAGAAATGTTTGGCATCATCGAATGCAAGTTTCTTCAATCAAGTGCCTTCATCTTCTCTACTTAACCTTGTAGCGTCACCAAACTTTCGCCGGTGTAGAGGTTCACGACTTGTTGTCAGAGCTGATGCT GATTATTATTCCATCCTCGGTGTATCCAAAAATGCTAGTAAATCTGAAATTAAGAGTG CTTATCGGAAACTTGCTAGGAGTTACCATCCAGATGTGAACAA GGAACCTGGAGCAGAACAAAAATTCAAGGAAATCAGTAACGCATATGAG GTCCTATCTGATGATGAGAAGCGATCCATATACGATAGGTATGGAGAAGCTGGTCTAAAAGGCGCGGGCATGGGCATGGGA GATTTTAGCAACCCATTCGATCTTTTCGAATCATTGTTCGAAGGGATGGGTGGGATGGGCGGGATGGGAGGAAGTCGGGCAGCTCGCAACCGTCCGATCCAGGGCGACGACGAGAGCTACAATCTCGTCTTAAATTTCAAAGAAGCCATCTTTGGCGTGGAGAAAGAAATTGAGATCACTCGTTTGGAGACCTGTGGGACCTGTGACGGGTCGGGCGCTAAACCTGGTACGAGCCCCACCAAGTGCTCCACCTGTGGGGGCCAGGGCCAGGTCATCTCCTCCGCGCGGACCCCGCTCGGTGTCTTCCAACAAGTCTCCACCTGCTCAACATGTGACGGCACTGGAGAGTTCTCCACCCCCTGCAGTACATGCGGAGGTGACGGTCGTGTCAGGAGGAGTAAGAGGATTAGCCTGAAAGTTCCGGCTGGAGTAGACTCTGGAAGCAGACTAAGGGTTAGGTCAGAAGGGAATGCAGGAAGAAGAGGGGGCCCGCCAGGCGATCTTTATGTCTTCATCGAGGTTTTATCAGATGCTGTGCTAAAGAGGGATGGGACCAACATTCTTTACACGTGCAAGGTTTCATATATCGACGCAATTCTTGGGACAACAATAAAGGTCCCCACAGTGGACGGGACGGTCGATTTGAAGATACCCGCAGGGACACAACCGGGAACGACACTAGTGATGGCGAAGAAGGGAGTGCCGTTTCTCGGGAAGCCGAACGTGAGGGGTGATCAGTTGGTGAGAGTCCAGGTGGAGATTCCGAAGAGATTGAGCAGTGAGGAGAGGAAGCTGATCGAAGAGCTCGCCGACCTCAACAAGGCCAAAACACCAAACAACAGGAGATAG
- the LOC109720177 gene encoding uncharacterized protein LOC109720177, giving the protein MEFDRRYGSSPPSLKQKLRSSVCFSCCFGAGGDADDEYGGDGAPSLLRSSSTWIRARAQEIPDLVARMRRRRRFAGDFGYDPLSYARNFDEGAEDDAADPAGEGFRYRNFSSRLPASPAPPHAAMETSRS; this is encoded by the coding sequence ATGGAGTTCGACCGCCGCTACGGCTCGTCTCCCCCGTCGCTGAAGCAGAAGCTCCGCAGCTCCGTCTGCTTCTCCTGCTGCTTCGGCGCCGGCGGAGACGCCGACGACGAGTACGGCGGAGATGGGGCGCCGTCGCTCCTCCGATCGTCGTCGACGTGGATCCGCGCCCGCGCGCAGGAGATCCCCGACCTCGTGGCGCGgatgcggcggcgccgccgcttcGCCGGCGACTTCGGGTACGACCCGCTGAGCTACGCCCGCAACTTCGACGAGGGCGCCGAGGACGacgccgccgaccccgccggcGAGGGTTTTAGGTACCGGAACTTCTCCTCCCGCCTCCCGgcctcgccggcgccgccgcatGCGGCGATGGAGACGTCGCGATCTTGA
- the LOC109720176 gene encoding uncharacterized protein LOC109720176: protein MEIERHRYGSSSSSSSSAAASPKQRPRHSIGFSCCFSTSGGGEAPAPSPTQSLLRSSSTWLRARAQELPDLVGRLGRRRRFASGDFRYDPLSYALNFDEGGLDIDDDEDEDDDGANVGLGIGSRHFSYRLPAPPPRSEIAVGVA, encoded by the coding sequence ATGGAGATCGAGCGCCATCGCTacggctcctcctcctcctcctcctcctccgccgccgcgtcgcCGAAGCAGAGGCCCCGTCACTCGATCGGCTTCTCCTGCTGCTTCAGCACCTCCGGCGGCGGAGAGgcgccggcgccgtcgccgaCGCAGTCGCTCCTCCGCTCGTCGTCGACGTGGCTGCGCGCAAGGGCGCAGGAGCTCCCGGACCTCGTGGGGCGAttggggcggcgccgccgcttcGCGTCCGGCGATTTCAGGTACGACCCCCTCAGCTACGCCCTCAATTTCGACGAAGGGGGGCTCGAcatcgacgacgacgaggacgaggacgacgacggaGCCAACGTTGGACTGGGGATCGGGTCCCGCCACTTCTCCTACCGtctccccgcgccgccgccgcgttcGGAGATCGCAGTAGGGGTCGCGTGA
- the LOC109720175 gene encoding homeobox protein knotted-1-like 13 isoform X1, with amino-acid sequence MAYHGHGHHLSHEMGMATQYAEDNAAVLRTAAAAAAAAAAAAAEGGVGGGPAWLNSAILRQQGAAQHGYVDGSFLHLQTSSDSSAAAPAPAAGGGAAVQWLPRPAILQRNGSGGGGGGGGGSDVALPGETLMSASGISADPGSSHGGGEEIGEGDAGEGTGGAGEGTWQSARYKADILAHPLYEQLLSAHVACLRIATPVDQLPRIDAQLAQSQHVVTKYSVLNGGGGAAHMPDDKELDQFMTHYVLLLCSFKEQLQQHVRVHAMEAVMACWELEQSLQSLTGVSPGEGTGATMSDDDDEDQANSEANLYDGLDGPDTLGFGPLVPTESERSLMERVRQELKHELKQGYKEKLIDIREEILRKRRAGKLPGDTTSTLKAWWQSHSKWPYPTEEDKARLVQETGLQLKQINNWFINQRKRNWHSNPSSSSVLKSKRKSNAGNNNSQNLV; translated from the exons ATGGCGTACCACGGCCATGGCCACCACCTCTCGCACGAGATGGGGATGGCGACGCAGTACGCGGAGGACAACGCGGCGGTGCTCAGaaccgcggcggcggcggcggcggcagcggcggcggcggccgccgaGGGCGGGGTCGGCGGGGGGCCGGCGTGGCTCAACAGCGCGATCCTGCGCCAGCAGGGGGCGGCGCAGCACGGGTACGTGGACGGGAGCTTCCTCCACCTCCAGACGAGCTCCGACTCgtccgcggcggcgccggcgccggccgCCGGAGGCGGCGCAGCCGTGCAGTGGCTCCCCCGCCCGGCGATCCTGCAGCGGaacgggagcggcggcggcggcggcgggggaggagggTCCGATGTGGCCTTACCGGGGGAGACGTTGATGTCGGCGTCGGGGATCTCCGCCGATCCGGGGAGTAGCCACGGCGGAGGCGAGGAGATCGGGGAGGGCGACGCGGGGGAGGGGACTGGGGGGGCAGGGGAAGGGACGTGGCAGAGCGCGCGGTACAAGGCGGATATCCTGGCGCACCCGCTGTACGAGCAGCTGCTCTCGGCGCACGTCGCGTGCCTCCGGATCGCCACGCCGGTGGACCAGCTCCCGAGGATCGACGCCCAGCTCGCGCAGTCGCAGCATGTCGTCACCAAGTACTCGGTGCTCAACGGTGGAGGCGGTGCCGCTCACATGCCCGACGACAAGGAGCTCGACCAGTTCATG ACACACTATGTCTTGCTACTCTGCTCATTCAAAGAACAGCTACAGCAGCATGTCCGTGTCCATGCAATGGAAGCAGTGATGGCTTGTTGGGAGCTTGAACAATCTTTGCAAAGCTTGACAG GTGTATCTCCGGGTGAAGGTACAGGTGCAACCATGTCTGATGACGATGATGAAGACCAAGCAAATAGTGAAGCAAACTTGTATGACGGGTTGGACGGGCCGGACACTCTGGGCTTTGGGCCTCTTGTCCCAACGGAAAGCGAGCGCTCATTGATGGAAAGAGTCCGACAGGAGCTGAAGCATGAACTGAAACAG GGTTACAAAGAGAAGCTTATAGACATAAGAGAAGAGATTCTTCGCAAGCGAAGAGCTGGAAAGCTCCCAGGAGATACCACTTCTACTTTGAAAGCTTGGTGGCAGTCCCACTCGAAGTGGCCATACCCAACA GAAGAGGATAAGGCACGGCTGGTGCAGGAAACAGGATTACAGCTGAAGCAGATTAACAATTGGTTTATCAATCAAAGGAAAAGAAACTGGCACAGCAACCCATCCTCATCCTCTGTGCTGAAAAGCAAACGTAAAAG TAATGCAGGTAACAACAATTCCCAGAACTTGGTATAG
- the LOC109720175 gene encoding homeobox protein knotted-1-like 13 isoform X2 has product MAYHGHGHHLSHEMGMATQYAEDNAAVLRTAAAAAAAAAAAAAEGGVGGGPAWLNSAILRQQGAAQHGYVDGSFLHLQTSSDSSAAAPAPAAGGGAAVQWLPRPAILQRNGSGGGGGGGGGSDVALPGETLMSASGISADPGSSHGGGEEIGEGDAGEGTGGAGEGTWQSARYKADILAHPLYEQLLSAHVACLRIATPVDQLPRIDAQLAQSQHVVTKYSVLNGGGGAAHMPDDKELDQFMTHYVLLLCSFKEQLQQHVRVHAMEAVMACWELEQSLQSLTGVSPGEGTGATMSDDDDEDQANSEANLYDGLDGPDTLGFGPLVPTESERSLMERVRQELKHELKQGYKEKLIDIREEILRKRRAGKLPGDTTSTLKAWWQSHSKWPYPTEEDKARLVQETGLQLKQINNWFINQRKRNWHSNPSSSSVLKSKRKR; this is encoded by the exons ATGGCGTACCACGGCCATGGCCACCACCTCTCGCACGAGATGGGGATGGCGACGCAGTACGCGGAGGACAACGCGGCGGTGCTCAGaaccgcggcggcggcggcggcggcagcggcggcggcggccgccgaGGGCGGGGTCGGCGGGGGGCCGGCGTGGCTCAACAGCGCGATCCTGCGCCAGCAGGGGGCGGCGCAGCACGGGTACGTGGACGGGAGCTTCCTCCACCTCCAGACGAGCTCCGACTCgtccgcggcggcgccggcgccggccgCCGGAGGCGGCGCAGCCGTGCAGTGGCTCCCCCGCCCGGCGATCCTGCAGCGGaacgggagcggcggcggcggcggcgggggaggagggTCCGATGTGGCCTTACCGGGGGAGACGTTGATGTCGGCGTCGGGGATCTCCGCCGATCCGGGGAGTAGCCACGGCGGAGGCGAGGAGATCGGGGAGGGCGACGCGGGGGAGGGGACTGGGGGGGCAGGGGAAGGGACGTGGCAGAGCGCGCGGTACAAGGCGGATATCCTGGCGCACCCGCTGTACGAGCAGCTGCTCTCGGCGCACGTCGCGTGCCTCCGGATCGCCACGCCGGTGGACCAGCTCCCGAGGATCGACGCCCAGCTCGCGCAGTCGCAGCATGTCGTCACCAAGTACTCGGTGCTCAACGGTGGAGGCGGTGCCGCTCACATGCCCGACGACAAGGAGCTCGACCAGTTCATG ACACACTATGTCTTGCTACTCTGCTCATTCAAAGAACAGCTACAGCAGCATGTCCGTGTCCATGCAATGGAAGCAGTGATGGCTTGTTGGGAGCTTGAACAATCTTTGCAAAGCTTGACAG GTGTATCTCCGGGTGAAGGTACAGGTGCAACCATGTCTGATGACGATGATGAAGACCAAGCAAATAGTGAAGCAAACTTGTATGACGGGTTGGACGGGCCGGACACTCTGGGCTTTGGGCCTCTTGTCCCAACGGAAAGCGAGCGCTCATTGATGGAAAGAGTCCGACAGGAGCTGAAGCATGAACTGAAACAG GGTTACAAAGAGAAGCTTATAGACATAAGAGAAGAGATTCTTCGCAAGCGAAGAGCTGGAAAGCTCCCAGGAGATACCACTTCTACTTTGAAAGCTTGGTGGCAGTCCCACTCGAAGTGGCCATACCCAACA GAAGAGGATAAGGCACGGCTGGTGCAGGAAACAGGATTACAGCTGAAGCAGATTAACAATTGGTTTATCAATCAAAGGAAAAGAAACTGGCACAGCAACCCATCCTCATCCTCTGTGCTGAAAAGCAAACGTAAAAG GTAA